The proteins below come from a single Bacteroidia bacterium genomic window:
- a CDS encoding alkaline phosphatase D family protein, whose amino-acid sequence MYHIKPIVFKTLLLFIIPFIGIGQKITHGPVVGGVTESGARVYVRTVAPMSGKLVLENGDWKGEWLFDTKPERDNSMIVDVDGLKSNTLYAIKFYFESERPDSLQGSFTTFPKPGEPGNYVFVTGSCQESENMRTFDRMAELKPRMMIHTGDFTYPSYQMGDEYPFTYEAVQESFRRRYQEKRMKEMLRTVPIAYIADDDDGWGCAREEGSAGVSIEMQQRGKKKKKVVVNKLHTTKFSQLERSNCKRGYVENFPGYALVDSSDGFYHSFVMGNCEFIFLDTRFTADLNYRNFKYDSLKNHWSFAPDSNVRLISKKQMDWAKQKLKESKADWKFLVCGLPFNQNLKHLIDLGIKTQDIIAGDAGEKGTGLRIASSFSQYWAGFPYQSNELLAFLKNNQIKDVIVISGDTHHNVMDDGTNGGLPEINASGLAVAGTHLAYYMNKFCKLMGYPRYDKFVWNHGGGGLKGNKNFKNQFGKVEVMGKEKVRLSVVDESNVTLAVMDITHSSINKLKAKKPAYFRKLERRYRNPKPTAWIKFAKWMARIIFKQS is encoded by the coding sequence ATGTATCATATAAAACCGATTGTATTCAAGACACTCCTATTATTTATAATTCCGTTTATAGGTATTGGACAAAAGATTACACATGGTCCGGTAGTTGGAGGAGTAACGGAATCGGGGGCCAGAGTGTATGTGAGAACGGTAGCGCCTATGTCGGGCAAACTGGTATTGGAGAATGGAGATTGGAAGGGGGAATGGTTGTTTGATACCAAACCGGAGCGGGATAATTCCATGATAGTGGATGTAGATGGGTTGAAATCAAATACCTTGTATGCAATAAAGTTTTATTTTGAGTCAGAAAGACCGGATTCGCTGCAAGGCTCTTTTACAACCTTTCCAAAACCTGGTGAGCCCGGTAATTATGTGTTTGTTACCGGTTCGTGTCAGGAATCGGAAAACATGCGCACCTTTGATAGGATGGCTGAACTTAAGCCAAGAATGATGATTCATACCGGAGATTTTACCTACCCAAGTTATCAGATGGGTGATGAATATCCATTTACGTATGAGGCGGTGCAAGAGTCGTTTAGAAGGAGGTATCAGGAAAAGCGCATGAAGGAAATGTTAAGGACGGTTCCAATTGCCTATATAGCGGATGATGATGATGGTTGGGGATGTGCGAGGGAAGAAGGTTCGGCCGGTGTAAGTATTGAGATGCAGCAGCGAGGGAAGAAGAAGAAAAAGGTAGTGGTCAACAAATTACATACTACAAAATTTTCCCAATTAGAGCGAAGCAATTGCAAACGAGGTTATGTAGAGAATTTTCCTGGATATGCTTTGGTAGATAGTTCGGATGGGTTTTACCATTCGTTTGTGATGGGTAATTGTGAATTTATTTTCCTGGATACCCGATTTACGGCCGATTTAAACTACAGGAATTTCAAATATGACAGTTTAAAAAACCATTGGTCGTTTGCTCCGGACAGCAATGTAAGGCTAATTTCAAAAAAGCAGATGGATTGGGCCAAGCAAAAGCTAAAGGAATCGAAGGCTGATTGGAAATTTTTGGTTTGTGGATTGCCATTTAACCAGAATTTAAAACACCTGATTGATTTAGGAATAAAGACCCAGGATATTATTGCCGGAGATGCCGGTGAAAAGGGGACAGGCTTGCGTATAGCAAGTTCATTTTCACAGTATTGGGCAGGATTTCCTTATCAATCCAATGAGTTGCTTGCTTTTTTAAAGAACAACCAGATAAAGGATGTTATTGTGATTAGTGGAGATACCCACCACAATGTGATGGACGATGGAACGAATGGAGGTTTACCTGAAATCAATGCCAGTGGTTTAGCTGTTGCGGGGACTCATTTAGCCTATTACATGAATAAATTTTGCAAATTGATGGGGTATCCACGGTATGATAAATTTGTTTGGAACCATGGTGGAGGAGGTTTAAAAGGCAATAAGAATTTCAAAAACCAATTTGGTAAGGTGGAGGTAATGGGAAAGGAAAAAGTTAGGTTGAGTGTAGTTGATGAAAGCAATGTTACCTTAGCTGTGATGGATATTACTCATTCCAGCATCAATAAATTAAAGGCAAAGAAGCCGGCCTATTTCAGGAAATTGGAAAGGCGTTATCGAAATCCCAAACCAACTGCATGGATAAAGTTTGCCAAATGGATGGCGAGAATAATTTTTAAGCAATCATAA
- a CDS encoding TonB-dependent receptor has translation MNKPVLTFLFTLFTFAAVAQNGIVSGFVKDKANGEKLIGVAISVDGVAKEVTGLEGDFKLTLREGPHVLKFSYMGYENLEEKVNVKNKELLNLTIEMVGRKSQLKMVVISSSQYEKDLARENVSVEVLTKAQIKNTNSIDLSETVNRVAGVQVQDGQVSIRGGSSYSYGVGSRTAVMVDGLTIASADLGMNQWSFAPIENAEQVEVIKGASSVVYGSSALNGVINMRTAWPKSEPETEITAFTQVFGAPEIDSMRWWPEGSAPSTSGISFSDKRKIGILDLVSGGNLYITNSYLDQGNSVRGRLDMKTRINSKKKPGLQYGLDFNWQRENNGLFFLSHNLDDSAYVASSWSDNRYMQTYIDPHLTYSGTNGAKHTLRFRYLNVFRWGNGDDPNANSHSINGDYQFQKKFKEKAILTCGLPLSAGFSRSNLYPGLRINYFGAVYTQGEYFVGKRFSATAGVRYEINGVDTMVQWGIPVFRSGINYQIAKFTFLRASYGQSYRQPTIGERYVDASFSILKIVPNPNLDVEKGWSAEIGLKQGFRIGNFNGLLDAALFWQEYDKFVEYRFDLYTYKGSQGQDTTSFGLKPFNVAGARIAGYEIGLMGEGNIGEFKIRVMGGYTYTFPADLDSNSNIRSAKNYIKDFFKYATKRIDSTYAYNNILQFRNRHLVRGDIEITYKKLSIGYTIYYGSFPEKIPAIFSLVDDFLNYNYNEYQRKHIKGDLVMDIRAGFDITSKIRLGFVCKNLTNHTYSTRPGIMEAPRNFTLQVRYKI, from the coding sequence ATGAATAAACCAGTACTTACCTTCCTATTTACCTTATTTACTTTTGCAGCAGTTGCGCAAAATGGAATTGTTTCCGGATTTGTCAAGGACAAAGCAAATGGTGAAAAACTCATCGGTGTTGCCATCTCTGTGGATGGTGTTGCCAAGGAAGTTACCGGATTGGAAGGTGACTTCAAATTGACACTTAGAGAGGGGCCTCATGTATTGAAGTTTTCTTATATGGGATATGAGAACCTGGAAGAAAAGGTGAATGTAAAGAACAAGGAGTTATTGAATTTGACCATCGAAATGGTAGGGAGGAAGAGCCAGTTAAAAATGGTTGTAATTTCTTCGAGTCAATATGAAAAAGATTTAGCCAGGGAAAATGTATCCGTGGAGGTATTGACCAAAGCACAGATAAAAAACACGAATTCTATTGACTTATCTGAAACTGTCAACCGGGTAGCCGGGGTTCAGGTTCAGGATGGACAAGTAAGTATTCGTGGAGGGAGCTCGTATTCCTATGGTGTTGGTTCCAGAACTGCCGTAATGGTTGATGGATTAACCATTGCCAGCGCTGACCTGGGAATGAACCAGTGGTCGTTTGCTCCGATTGAAAATGCCGAACAGGTGGAAGTGATTAAAGGGGCTTCTTCCGTTGTTTATGGTTCATCAGCCTTGAATGGTGTAATAAACATGCGTACAGCTTGGCCAAAATCAGAACCGGAGACAGAAATTACAGCTTTCACCCAGGTATTTGGGGCTCCTGAAATTGATTCCATGCGTTGGTGGCCGGAAGGTTCAGCACCCAGTACTTCAGGAATTAGTTTTTCAGACAAAAGAAAGATTGGGATTTTAGATTTAGTGTCAGGGGGGAATTTGTATATTACCAATAGTTATCTGGATCAAGGCAATTCGGTTAGGGGAAGGCTTGATATGAAAACCCGCATCAATAGTAAGAAAAAGCCGGGTTTACAATATGGTTTGGATTTTAACTGGCAACGAGAAAACAATGGACTATTTTTCCTTTCTCACAATTTGGACGATAGTGCATATGTTGCCAGTAGTTGGTCCGATAACAGGTATATGCAAACCTATATAGACCCACATCTTACTTATTCAGGAACCAATGGAGCAAAGCATACCTTAAGATTTAGGTATTTAAATGTTTTCAGATGGGGTAATGGCGATGATCCCAATGCAAACTCACATTCAATTAATGGAGATTACCAATTTCAGAAAAAATTTAAAGAAAAAGCCATACTTACTTGTGGTTTACCCTTAAGTGCGGGCTTTTCGAGAAGCAATTTATATCCGGGTTTACGAATTAATTATTTCGGTGCTGTTTATACACAAGGAGAATACTTTGTTGGCAAGCGATTTTCGGCGACTGCCGGGGTAAGGTACGAGATTAATGGTGTAGATACCATGGTACAATGGGGGATTCCTGTATTTAGGTCAGGTATTAATTATCAAATTGCCAAATTTACTTTCTTGAGGGCTAGTTACGGTCAATCGTATAGACAACCAACTATTGGTGAGCGTTATGTTGATGCAAGTTTTTCCATTTTGAAAATAGTACCTAACCCTAATTTGGATGTGGAAAAAGGCTGGAGTGCTGAAATTGGTTTAAAACAAGGTTTTAGAATTGGCAATTTCAATGGATTGTTGGATGCGGCGCTCTTTTGGCAGGAATACGATAAATTCGTGGAATATCGGTTTGATTTATATACCTATAAAGGCTCGCAGGGACAAGATACCACCAGTTTTGGTTTAAAACCATTTAATGTTGCAGGAGCCAGAATTGCAGGATACGAAATTGGACTAATGGGCGAGGGAAATATTGGTGAATTTAAGATTCGGGTAATGGGAGGTTATACCTATACTTTCCCGGCTGATTTGGATTCCAATTCTAACATTCGAAGTGCCAAAAATTACATCAAAGATTTTTTCAAATACGCCACCAAACGAATTGATAGTACATATGCTTACAACAATATACTCCAATTTAGAAACCGACATTTGGTAAGAGGAGATATTGAAATAACTTACAAAAAACTATCTATTGGTTATACCATTTATTACGGAAGTTTCCCGGAGAAAATTCCGGCTATTTTTAGTTTGGTAGATGATTTTTTAAATTACAACTACAATGAATATCAACGTAAGCATATTAAAGGTGATTTGGTAATGGATATTCGTGCGGGATTTGATATTACATCCAAAATAAGACTTGGATTTGTATGTAAAAACTTAACTAATCATACTTATTCCACCAGACCCGGTATTATGGAAGCTCCTAGGAATTTCACTTTACAGGTTAGGTATAAAATTTAG
- a CDS encoding endonuclease/exonuclease/phosphatase family protein gives MKKVGLLLVFVITHLMAFSQTEIQLLSYNIRFNNPMDGVSAWPKRRTNLLDSLRHLNGSIYCFQEVLAGQFNDLQKGLPEYEAYGVGRDNGKRKGEMVPIFYKISEWICLEKGSFWLSETPEKPGKGWDANLPRIVSWVKLKSKSNGKILLVFNTHFDHKGQEARIQSGLLLKSKTEEIAGNDPYVVCGDLNLNPEHSSYAVLTQSLNDSRKVAGEVLGTDYSFAGFEIYYPPFPLNRIDYIFTHKSMKIKKYDCPDWKNDTLHWLSDHRPVVIQFNPFPTP, from the coding sequence ATGAAAAAAGTTGGATTGCTGTTGGTATTTGTCATTACACACCTGATGGCGTTTTCCCAGACTGAAATTCAACTATTGAGTTATAATATCCGATTCAACAATCCAATGGATGGAGTTTCGGCCTGGCCCAAACGAAGGACAAACTTGTTGGATAGTTTGAGACATTTGAATGGTTCTATATATTGTTTCCAGGAAGTTTTAGCAGGACAATTCAATGATTTGCAAAAAGGATTGCCTGAATATGAGGCTTATGGAGTTGGAAGGGATAATGGAAAAAGAAAAGGAGAAATGGTTCCTATTTTCTATAAAATATCGGAATGGATTTGTTTAGAAAAAGGAAGTTTTTGGTTAAGTGAAACACCTGAAAAGCCAGGAAAAGGTTGGGATGCTAACTTGCCAAGGATAGTTTCCTGGGTGAAGTTAAAGTCTAAAAGCAATGGAAAAATTCTCCTTGTTTTCAATACGCATTTTGATCATAAAGGTCAAGAGGCCAGAATTCAATCGGGATTGTTGTTAAAGAGTAAAACCGAAGAAATTGCCGGAAATGATCCTTATGTGGTCTGTGGCGATTTGAATTTGAACCCTGAACATAGCAGCTATGCCGTTTTGACTCAAAGCCTAAATGATAGTCGCAAAGTGGCTGGTGAAGTTCTGGGAACTGACTATAGTTTTGCCGGTTTTGAAATTTATTATCCTCCTTTTCCACTTAATCGAATAGATTATATATTTACTCATAAGTCAATGAAAATCAAAAAGTATGATTGTCCGGACTGGAAGAATGATACCCTTCATTGGCTTAGTGACCACCGTCCTGTTGTTATTCAATTTAATCCATTTCCTACTCCATAA
- a CDS encoding PhoX family protein, whose protein sequence is MKPILAIYSGLGLMALGISLNAQNQVFQPVLYNYQNKTVVLPAGFSYQVLYSAGDEVFNAKGVSSPGKDEQDMVVYVPINNSSEHGWLYVSQEGRKPNKILGDGGGGTRMEIKKEDGKWKVVGGKEAIDFSTVGETYRNCGGGLTPHGTIVTMEEEFPTGNAEILKSSGIQDTSAINGKPRYLNYGWAVEVDLENKQALRKLKGFGRYRHEDAEFMPDGKTVYLSSDNKPSILFKFVADQAGDYTKGQLFAYQERADDGFPTWISLPMREDALENSIEIAVKRGATMFIDQEWLQRIGDKLYISESGSGHFDFYYEVGLGGRPAAHLERLCKKKGQEYEDPYGRILELDLQTNQIRVYLNGGVSEKDPNFCFASPDAMTVAKIKGKEWLVISEDSQGQLNGKASEEIVKRGETYNEVFFLDPSLKQPVLEDLQRFMMAPEGSETTGNMFTPDGTTYFVSIQHPNPANPAPFNKSCVLAITGF, encoded by the coding sequence ATGAAACCAATTTTAGCGATATATTCCGGATTAGGCTTAATGGCATTAGGCATAAGTTTAAATGCTCAAAATCAAGTATTTCAACCTGTTTTGTACAATTATCAGAATAAAACAGTGGTATTACCGGCAGGATTTAGCTATCAGGTTTTATACTCGGCCGGAGATGAAGTGTTTAATGCAAAAGGAGTGAGTTCGCCGGGGAAAGATGAGCAAGACATGGTAGTTTATGTTCCTATCAATAATTCGAGCGAGCATGGTTGGTTATATGTAAGCCAGGAAGGACGAAAGCCGAATAAAATTTTGGGCGATGGAGGAGGAGGCACCAGGATGGAAATTAAGAAAGAAGATGGAAAATGGAAAGTAGTAGGAGGGAAGGAGGCAATTGATTTTTCTACGGTTGGAGAAACGTATAGAAATTGTGGTGGAGGACTTACACCGCATGGAACCATTGTTACCATGGAAGAAGAGTTTCCGACCGGAAATGCTGAAATTTTGAAATCGTCGGGCATACAGGATACTTCGGCCATAAATGGAAAGCCCAGGTATTTGAATTATGGTTGGGCTGTGGAGGTTGACCTGGAAAACAAGCAGGCTTTGAGAAAATTAAAAGGTTTTGGAAGGTACAGGCATGAGGATGCGGAGTTTATGCCGGATGGGAAAACGGTTTATTTAAGTTCAGATAATAAGCCATCCATTTTATTCAAATTTGTGGCAGACCAAGCAGGAGATTATACCAAAGGGCAACTGTTTGCATATCAGGAAAGGGCAGATGATGGTTTTCCGACCTGGATTTCGTTACCCATGCGAGAAGATGCTTTGGAGAATAGTATTGAAATAGCTGTAAAACGAGGAGCAACTATGTTTATTGACCAGGAATGGTTGCAACGAATTGGGGATAAGCTGTATATATCGGAATCGGGATCCGGACATTTTGATTTTTATTATGAGGTTGGTTTAGGTGGAAGACCTGCAGCGCATCTGGAACGCTTGTGTAAGAAGAAAGGACAGGAATATGAGGATCCTTATGGAAGGATTTTGGAATTAGATTTACAAACCAATCAGATTCGGGTTTATTTAAATGGAGGAGTATCAGAAAAGGATCCCAATTTTTGTTTTGCAAGTCCGGATGCGATGACTGTAGCCAAAATTAAGGGCAAGGAATGGTTAGTTATAAGTGAAGATTCGCAAGGGCAATTAAATGGCAAGGCAAGCGAAGAAATTGTGAAACGTGGAGAAACTTACAATGAGGTTTTCTTTTTAGATCCATCATTGAAACAGCCTGTTTTAGAAGATTTGCAACGGTTTATGATGGCACCGGAAGGTAGCGAAACCACTGGCAATATGTTTACACCGGATGGTACAACCTATTTTGTTTCCATACAGCATCCTAATCCGGCCAATCCTGCTCCGTTTAACAAGTCATGCGTACTTGCGATAACCGGTTTTTAG
- the lpdA gene encoding dihydrolipoyl dehydrogenase, translating into MEKFDVTVIGSGPGGYVAAIRCAQLGFKTAIIEKYSTLGGTCLNVGCIPSKALLDSSEHFHNAIHNFREHGILTDSVQADLDQMIKRKNGVVKANVDGVNFLMKKNKITVFHGLGSFESPTQIKITKDDGSSDIIESAKTIIATGSKPASLPGIEVDKKRIITSTEALQMKEIPEHLLVIGGGVIGLELGSVYARLGSKVSVIEYADRIIPGMDGSLSKELQRVLGKIGFQFHMSHQVSGVKAKGKTVTVAATDKNGKEVEFKGDYCLVAVGRKAYTQGLGLENAGIKTDERGRIEVNAHLQTNVPNIYAVGDVVKGAMLAHKAEEEGVFVAETIAGQKPHINYNAIPGVVYTWPEVAGVGFTEEQLKQDGRKYKSGQFPFRALGRARASMDLDGFVKLLADAETDEILGVHIIGARAADMIGEGVTALEFRASAEDLARMSHAHPTYMEAIKEAALDVTAKRAIHM; encoded by the coding sequence ATGGAAAAATTTGATGTAACCGTAATCGGTTCCGGACCCGGTGGATATGTAGCAGCTATTCGCTGTGCACAATTAGGCTTTAAAACTGCAATCATTGAAAAATATTCAACCTTGGGTGGCACTTGTCTCAATGTTGGTTGTATTCCTTCCAAAGCCTTACTCGATAGCTCCGAACATTTTCATAATGCCATTCACAACTTCCGTGAGCATGGCATTTTAACCGACTCCGTTCAAGCCGATTTAGATCAAATGATTAAACGTAAAAACGGAGTAGTGAAGGCCAATGTAGATGGAGTCAATTTCCTGATGAAGAAAAATAAAATCACCGTTTTTCATGGTTTAGGTTCATTCGAATCCCCAACCCAAATCAAAATTACGAAGGACGATGGAAGCAGTGATATCATTGAATCGGCTAAAACTATTATTGCTACCGGTTCAAAACCCGCTTCTCTACCGGGAATAGAAGTAGACAAAAAAAGAATTATTACCAGCACCGAAGCACTCCAAATGAAGGAGATTCCGGAACATTTGTTGGTAATTGGAGGTGGAGTAATTGGGTTGGAATTGGGTTCGGTTTATGCTCGCTTAGGTTCTAAAGTATCGGTTATTGAATACGCTGATCGAATTATTCCGGGAATGGATGGCAGTTTAAGCAAAGAACTGCAAAGGGTTCTAGGCAAAATTGGTTTTCAATTTCACATGAGCCACCAGGTTTCCGGTGTAAAAGCCAAAGGCAAAACCGTTACCGTTGCCGCTACAGATAAAAATGGCAAAGAAGTTGAATTTAAAGGAGATTATTGTCTTGTTGCTGTTGGCAGAAAGGCCTACACTCAAGGACTTGGCTTAGAAAATGCAGGTATAAAAACCGACGAAAGAGGTCGAATTGAGGTAAATGCTCATTTACAAACCAATGTACCCAACATTTATGCTGTTGGAGATGTGGTAAAAGGCGCAATGCTTGCTCACAAAGCTGAAGAAGAAGGCGTTTTTGTAGCTGAAACTATAGCCGGTCAAAAACCACATATTAATTACAATGCCATTCCGGGAGTTGTTTACACCTGGCCTGAAGTTGCCGGAGTGGGTTTTACAGAAGAACAACTAAAACAAGATGGCAGAAAATACAAATCAGGACAGTTTCCATTTAGAGCCCTTGGCAGAGCAAGAGCCAGTATGGACCTGGACGGTTTTGTTAAGCTTTTAGCTGATGCTGAAACAGATGAAATTTTAGGTGTTCATATCATAGGCGCCAGAGCCGCTGATATGATTGGCGAAGGTGTTACTGCCCTGGAATTTAGAGCCAGCGCTGAAGACCTCGCCCGAATGAGTCATGCACACCCAACTTACATGGAAGCGATCAAAGAAGCAGCGTTGGATGTTACTGCCAAACGTGCCATTCACATGTAA
- a CDS encoding pirin family protein: MYRRQFFKGSAIVGVSLALPNLLKGSFGLTDSKGYRTVYRILNTSKEKVGTLPILRAFAGDQNDYVSPYVLFDEFGPVNLTPNSQPLRVDAHPHAGIVPTTYFLSGNGHHRDSLNYDFQIGRGDFMMFTSGRGAIHMEETGQKLYEEGGLYHGFQIWLNMPAKYKFSAPATDVHREDKMANLKTKDYAAKVILGELFGAKSKIELLSPAFYYHIQVKPNGKLEIPVNPTHNVFVYVIKGTIETSGNKIVNTNQVALFERGKDLVPVFSKEGADVLVLGGQSLQEPVYSYGPFVMNTEAEIKQCIQNYQSGKMGNPEVVNGRR; encoded by the coding sequence ATGTATAGAAGACAATTTTTTAAAGGTTCAGCCATTGTAGGCGTTAGTTTAGCATTACCCAATTTATTGAAAGGTAGTTTTGGGTTAACCGACAGCAAAGGTTACCGAACCGTGTATCGAATATTAAATACCAGTAAGGAAAAGGTTGGAACTTTGCCCATACTAAGAGCCTTCGCCGGGGATCAGAACGACTATGTTTCACCTTATGTATTGTTTGACGAATTTGGGCCTGTTAATTTAACTCCCAATAGTCAACCCTTACGTGTTGACGCACACCCGCATGCCGGAATAGTGCCTACTACCTATTTTTTATCCGGAAACGGGCATCACCGGGACAGTTTAAATTACGATTTTCAAATAGGACGAGGAGATTTTATGATGTTTACCTCCGGAAGGGGAGCTATACACATGGAAGAAACCGGGCAAAAGCTTTATGAGGAAGGTGGGTTGTATCATGGATTTCAGATTTGGTTAAACATGCCTGCAAAATATAAGTTTTCTGCCCCAGCAACGGATGTGCATAGAGAAGATAAAATGGCTAATTTGAAAACCAAGGACTATGCCGCCAAAGTTATTTTGGGAGAATTGTTTGGTGCCAAATCAAAAATTGAATTGTTATCACCTGCTTTTTATTACCACATTCAGGTAAAACCCAATGGAAAACTGGAAATTCCTGTTAACCCAACCCATAATGTTTTTGTATATGTAATTAAAGGTACTATTGAAACTAGTGGAAATAAAATTGTGAATACCAATCAAGTAGCATTGTTTGAACGAGGAAAGGATTTGGTACCTGTATTTTCAAAAGAAGGAGCAGATGTATTGGTTTTAGGCGGTCAATCGCTTCAAGAGCCGGTGTATAGTTATGGTCCTTTTGTAATGAATACAGAGGCTGAAATTAAGCAATGCATACAGAATTATCAAAGTGGGAAAATGGGTAATCCGGAGGTGGTAAATGGGCGGCGATAA
- a CDS encoding alkaline phosphatase family protein, with translation MKNVIASLLVAGISIGWQQVYSQHKIRIGFGSCISQDNEQKIWYKVNDLHPDYFLFLGDNIYGDTQNMAVLKAKYGQLGSKPGLQKLWEKTKVLAVWDDHDYGVNDGGKEYPKKEESKEIFLDFFKEPAESERRKHPGIYHQLVVGPEGERVQFILLDCRTFRDKLCRVGKDEDCYGEYGKCEDSTKTMLGEEQWKWLEETLKVPADIRIVCSSTQFLVDFNGWEAWANFPYERERMMRLIEKTKANGLFFVSGDVHYSEMSKLKRTNAYPFYDLTSSGMTHGHSCAGENIHRIHGAYMKPNFGWIDIEWKGMETLITLKIISEEGEVKIEHPIYLKELQF, from the coding sequence ATGAAAAATGTAATCGCCTCTTTGCTTGTTGCTGGAATTAGTATAGGATGGCAACAGGTTTATTCACAGCATAAAATTCGAATTGGTTTTGGAAGTTGTATAAGTCAGGATAACGAACAAAAGATTTGGTATAAAGTAAATGATTTACATCCTGATTACTTTTTGTTTTTGGGAGATAATATTTATGGAGACACCCAAAATATGGCTGTTTTAAAGGCAAAGTATGGTCAATTGGGGTCTAAACCGGGATTGCAAAAATTATGGGAGAAAACTAAAGTTTTAGCAGTTTGGGATGATCATGACTATGGGGTAAATGACGGAGGAAAGGAATATCCTAAAAAGGAAGAAAGCAAGGAGATTTTCCTGGATTTTTTTAAAGAACCGGCTGAAAGTGAACGCAGAAAACATCCTGGAATTTACCATCAATTGGTTGTTGGACCAGAAGGGGAGAGGGTACAGTTTATTTTATTGGATTGCAGAACATTTCGGGATAAATTATGCAGGGTTGGAAAGGATGAAGATTGTTATGGTGAATATGGAAAATGTGAAGATTCCACTAAAACCATGCTTGGTGAAGAGCAATGGAAATGGCTGGAAGAAACTTTAAAAGTGCCGGCGGATATTCGAATAGTTTGTAGTAGTACCCAGTTTTTAGTTGATTTTAATGGTTGGGAAGCTTGGGCCAATTTTCCCTATGAAAGAGAAAGAATGATGCGATTGATAGAAAAAACCAAAGCCAATGGATTGTTCTTTGTTTCTGGAGATGTTCATTATTCTGAAATGTCCAAATTGAAAAGGACGAATGCTTACCCGTTCTACGATCTTACTTCGTCGGGTATGACCCATGGGCATAGCTGTGCAGGAGAAAATATTCATCGGATTCATGGTGCTTATATGAAGCCTAACTTTGGTTGGATTGATATTGAATGGAAAGGAATGGAAACCTTGATTACTTTGAAAATTATCAGTGAGGAAGGAGAAGTTAAAATTGAACATCCGATTTACCTTAAAGAATTGCAGTTCTAA
- a CDS encoding alkaline phosphatase produces the protein MMKLLNLLFFSALINISSSFAQTTNGGKYILLIGIDGLGGYAFPHANTPNIQKLWSKGSYTFKARCIYPSSSSPNWASMVMGAKPRKTQIPKNGFSLEKATKKAYCGRKPGQLWPSVYTLLHEQKPEKKTILLHHWDEYNRFVNLSDVYLDRCTHTEDSTAFYAIQTIQSGMPDLLFLHFDNVDHAGHTYGHKTPAYYRDVHKVDSLVGLVIQALEAKGILEQTTIILTADHGGRGKHHGWITEGEMNIPWIITGPGIKLNHPLKNKSVVTIDTAATLAYLLGLTIPECWDGKPVLDAFIQPH, from the coding sequence ATGATGAAATTGTTAAATCTACTATTTTTTTCAGCACTTATTAACATTTCTTCATCTTTTGCCCAAACTACCAACGGTGGAAAGTACATTCTGCTCATTGGTATCGATGGATTAGGTGGTTATGCTTTTCCACATGCCAATACCCCAAATATTCAGAAACTTTGGAGTAAAGGCAGTTATACCTTCAAAGCTCGTTGCATCTATCCAAGTTCATCCAGCCCCAATTGGGCAAGCATGGTTATGGGGGCTAAACCCCGTAAAACCCAGATTCCAAAAAATGGATTCTCCCTCGAAAAGGCAACTAAAAAAGCATATTGTGGCAGAAAACCGGGTCAACTTTGGCCTTCCGTTTATACCCTACTCCACGAACAAAAACCCGAAAAGAAAACCATACTCCTGCACCATTGGGACGAATACAATCGATTCGTTAATTTATCCGATGTTTACCTCGATCGTTGCACCCATACCGAAGATTCCACCGCATTCTATGCCATTCAAACCATCCAATCCGGTATGCCCGACCTACTCTTTTTGCATTTCGACAATGTAGATCATGCCGGTCATACCTACGGACACAAAACTCCGGCATACTACCGCGATGTGCATAAGGTAGATTCCCTGGTTGGATTGGTCATCCAAGCGCTTGAAGCAAAAGGCATTTTGGAACAAACTACCATTATTCTTACTGCAGACCATGGAGGAAGAGGAAAACACCATGGCTGGATTACCGAGGGTGAGATGAATATCCCTTGGATCATTACCGGCCCCGGTATAAAACTCAATCATCCCCTTAAAAACAAATCTGTAGTAACCATCGATACCGCTGCAACACTAGCCTACCTGCTCGGACTTACCATTCCAGAATGCTGGGATGGTAAACCCGTACTCGATGCCTTCATTCAACCACACTAA